The proteins below come from a single Tsuneonella deserti genomic window:
- a CDS encoding phosphatidylserine decarboxylase, translated as MAGEILDSKGRGDAHWQWPSVHPEGRKFGLMVAAASLVCAFLAWETLAWPLAFLSLGVLAFFRDPERVVPQDERMIVSPADGLVSLITLVEPPAELLVDDGTGFRGLAAGKVTRVSIFMSVFDVHINRAPIGGTVQRVVYIPGKFVNADLDKASEENERQHILIERPDGVAIGFTQIAGLVARRIVPFVKPGDLVAAGQRVGLIRFGSRVDVYLPAGTDSKVVLGQTVVAGETVLAELGIQTVIEGVNQ; from the coding sequence ATGGCCGGTGAAATACTCGACAGCAAGGGGCGCGGCGACGCGCACTGGCAGTGGCCCTCTGTCCATCCTGAAGGGCGCAAATTCGGCCTGATGGTCGCGGCTGCCTCGCTGGTCTGCGCGTTTCTCGCCTGGGAAACGCTTGCCTGGCCGCTTGCTTTCCTCTCTTTGGGTGTCCTGGCCTTCTTCCGCGATCCGGAAAGGGTCGTGCCGCAGGACGAGCGGATGATCGTCTCCCCTGCGGATGGACTGGTGTCGCTGATCACCCTGGTGGAACCGCCGGCCGAACTGCTGGTGGATGACGGAACCGGGTTCCGCGGCCTCGCCGCGGGGAAGGTAACCCGCGTATCGATTTTCATGAGCGTGTTCGATGTCCACATCAACCGCGCGCCGATCGGCGGGACGGTGCAGCGCGTGGTCTATATACCGGGCAAGTTCGTCAACGCCGACCTCGACAAGGCAAGCGAGGAGAACGAACGCCAGCATATCCTGATCGAACGGCCGGACGGAGTGGCCATCGGCTTCACCCAGATCGCGGGGCTGGTCGCCCGCCGGATCGTGCCGTTCGTCAAGCCTGGCGATTTGGTGGCAGCCGGGCAGCGGGTCGGGCTGATCCGGTTCGGTAGCCGGGTCGACGTATACCTGCCCGCGGGCACGGATTCTAAGGTGGTACTCGGCCAGACGGTGGTAGCGGGGGAAACCGTGCTCGCGGAGCTCGGGATTCAAACGGTGATCGAAGGGGTGAACCAGTGA
- a CDS encoding HU family DNA-binding protein, which produces MNKNDLVGAVAEAAGLSRSDAASAVEGVFDAITGALKKGDEVRLVGFGTFTVARRKASTGRNPRTGEPMKIKASNQPKFKAGKLLKDSVN; this is translated from the coding sequence ATGAACAAGAACGATCTCGTCGGGGCGGTGGCAGAGGCTGCCGGCCTTTCCAGGAGCGACGCCGCGAGCGCTGTCGAAGGGGTTTTCGATGCGATTACCGGAGCGCTCAAAAAGGGGGACGAGGTTCGTCTGGTCGGCTTCGGCACCTTCACGGTCGCCCGCCGGAAGGCGTCCACGGGACGCAACCCGCGCACCGGCGAACCGATGAAGATCAAGGCTTCCAACCAGCCCAAGTTCAAGGCCGGCAAGCTCCTCAAGGATTCCGTGAACTAG
- a CDS encoding beta-ketoacyl-ACP synthase III, which yields MIATHRPVISATGLFTPPQSISNEELVESFNAYVKRHNAAHADAIAAGELPALERSSVEFIEKASGIKARHVVDKANVLDPEVMCPRIPERANDQLSVMAEMGVAAARQALERAGREAAHVDAVLCAASNMQRAYPAMAIEIQHALGIDGFAFDMNVACSSATFGIQTAADYVRAGNAKSVLVVSPEITSGHLNWRDRDSHFIFGDVATAVLVEDASIAPANHWDILGTKLKTVFSNAIRNNFGFLNRAAPEGVGQPDKLFVQEGRKVFKEVVPMVSAMIIEEAARLGIDPHSLRRLWLHQANAGMNRLIAQRVLGHEANDDESPTVLDTYANTSSAGSIIAFHQHSQDLAPEDTGIICSFGAGYSVGTVIVRKAG from the coding sequence ATGATAGCCACGCACCGCCCCGTAATTTCGGCCACCGGCCTTTTCACCCCGCCGCAGTCGATCTCGAACGAGGAACTCGTTGAAAGCTTCAACGCATACGTCAAGCGGCATAACGCTGCCCATGCCGATGCGATCGCGGCTGGCGAATTACCGGCGCTCGAGCGCAGTTCGGTCGAATTCATCGAGAAGGCGAGCGGCATCAAAGCGCGTCACGTGGTCGACAAGGCCAACGTGCTCGACCCCGAAGTCATGTGCCCGCGAATTCCCGAGCGTGCGAACGATCAACTCTCGGTGATGGCCGAGATGGGCGTCGCTGCCGCCCGCCAAGCGCTTGAACGGGCGGGTCGCGAGGCAGCGCATGTCGACGCGGTCCTGTGCGCCGCGTCGAACATGCAGCGCGCCTATCCGGCGATGGCGATCGAGATCCAGCATGCGCTCGGGATCGACGGATTTGCCTTCGACATGAACGTCGCGTGCTCTTCGGCGACCTTCGGCATCCAGACCGCGGCGGACTACGTTCGCGCAGGCAACGCCAAAAGCGTGCTGGTCGTGAGCCCGGAGATCACCAGCGGACATCTCAACTGGCGCGACCGGGACAGCCATTTCATATTCGGCGACGTCGCGACGGCCGTGCTGGTGGAAGATGCTTCGATAGCGCCTGCGAACCATTGGGACATTCTCGGCACGAAATTGAAAACGGTCTTCTCCAACGCGATCCGCAACAATTTCGGCTTTCTCAACCGCGCGGCGCCCGAAGGGGTCGGGCAACCGGACAAGCTCTTCGTCCAGGAAGGCCGCAAGGTCTTCAAGGAGGTTGTGCCCATGGTTTCCGCTATGATCATCGAAGAGGCTGCGCGGCTCGGCATCGACCCACATTCGCTGCGCCGGCTATGGCTGCACCAGGCGAACGCGGGCATGAACCGGTTGATTGCCCAGCGCGTGCTGGGGCACGAAGCGAATGACGACGAAAGCCCGACCGTCCTCGATACGTATGCCAACACATCGAGTGCGGGATCCATCATCGCGTTTCATCAGCACAGCCAGGACCTGGCGCCCGAAGACACGGGAATCATCTGCAGTTTCGGTGCCGGATACTCGGTCGGGACGGTTATCGTCCGCAAGGCAGGCTAA
- the rlmB gene encoding 23S rRNA (guanosine(2251)-2'-O)-methyltransferase RlmB, with the protein MIKGEKKRAMRGRAGRMQGGRGSGRASTGQVRLWGRHAVEAALKNPERHHRKLWATREGVASLDGELPADFPVEYADAHDLSRLVARDAPHQGLVLECAPLEDVFLDDVLDAGEGPVLVLDQVTDPHNVGAILRSAAAFGAAAIVTQDRHAPPESGTVAKSASGALETVPWVRVVNLARALDQLAESGYWRIGLSGEGDLTLAAALPAGPVALVLGAEGEGMRQNIAAHCDAIARLPISDAMESLNVSNAAAIALYAVATRGA; encoded by the coding sequence ATGATCAAGGGTGAGAAGAAACGCGCGATGCGCGGGCGCGCGGGACGCATGCAGGGCGGTCGCGGCAGCGGCAGGGCCAGCACGGGTCAAGTGCGCCTGTGGGGACGCCATGCGGTGGAAGCCGCATTGAAGAACCCTGAACGGCACCACCGCAAGCTCTGGGCAACCCGGGAAGGGGTCGCCTCGCTTGACGGAGAATTGCCTGCCGATTTTCCGGTCGAGTACGCCGACGCGCACGACCTTTCACGCCTGGTCGCACGCGATGCCCCGCACCAGGGGCTGGTACTCGAATGCGCGCCGCTCGAGGACGTTTTCCTCGACGATGTGCTCGACGCTGGCGAGGGGCCGGTTCTGGTGCTGGACCAGGTGACCGACCCACACAACGTGGGGGCCATCCTTCGTTCTGCAGCGGCGTTCGGTGCTGCCGCCATCGTCACCCAGGACAGGCACGCCCCGCCGGAATCGGGAACGGTCGCCAAGTCTGCCAGCGGCGCGCTCGAAACCGTTCCCTGGGTGCGTGTGGTGAACCTCGCCCGGGCGCTCGACCAGCTTGCCGAGTCCGGATACTGGCGCATCGGCCTTTCCGGTGAAGGCGATCTTACTCTGGCCGCGGCCCTTCCCGCCGGGCCCGTCGCCCTCGTTCTCGGCGCCGAGGGCGAAGGCATGCGTCAAAACATCGCGGCGCACTGCGATGCAATCGCGCGCCTTCCGATCTCCGATGCGATGGAGAGCCTCAACGTTTCCAACGCTGCTGCGATTGCTTTATACGCTGTGGCGACACGGGGCGCCTGA